The following are encoded in a window of Phaseolus vulgaris cultivar G19833 chromosome 3, P. vulgaris v2.0, whole genome shotgun sequence genomic DNA:
- the LOC137808264 gene encoding pentatricopeptide repeat-containing protein ELI1, chloroplastic, whose protein sequence is MSPIQVSVFTTAPPSATSASGQVDNLALLIDKSKSISHLLQIHAALLRRGLHHHPILNFKLQRSYTSLGLLHHSVTLFNLTPAPNVFLWTSIINAHAHSGLCDCALSYYAQMLAHYVQPNAFTLSSLLKGCTLEPTTVVHSHAVKLGLSSDLYVSTSLVDAYARGGDVVSAQKLFDAMPERSLVSLTAMLTCYAKHGMLREARLLFEEMGVKDVVCWNVMIDGYAQHGCPNEALVLFREMLGKKVRPNEITVLAVLSSCGQLGALECGRWVHSYVENNGVGVGVKVNLRVGTALVDMYCKCGGLDDARKVFDGMEGKDVVAWNSLIMGYGIHGFGDEALQLFHEMLCVGVRPSDITFVAVLTACAHAGLVGKGWEVFDLMRDRYEMEPKVEHYGCMVNLLGRAGRVREAYDLVRSMEVEPDPVLWGTLLWACRIHNDVSLGEEVAKFLVSNDLATSGTCVLVSNMYAAARNWDGVAKVRSFMKGSGVEKEPGCSSIEVDNRVHEFLAGDLRHRRSKDIYSMLEEMNCWLKARGYTPKIDVVLHDIGEQQKEQSLEVHSEKLALAFGLLSTSPGTTIKIIKNLRVCLDCHAVMKMMSKISGRKIIMRDRNRFHHFENGSCSCGDYW, encoded by the coding sequence ATGAGCCCAATCCAAGTGAGTGTATTCACGACGGCACCACCTTCGGCAACGTCAGCCTCTGGTCAGGTGGATAACCTCGCCCTCCTAATCGACAAATCTAAATCCATAAGCCACCTTCTCCAAATCCACGCTGCACTCCTCCGTCGCGGCCTCCACCACCACCCAATCCTCAACTTCAAGCTCCAACGCTCCTACACCTCCCTCGGCCTCCTCCACCATTCCGTCACCCTCTTCAACCTCACCCCAGCCCCTAACGTCTTCCTATGGACCTCCATCATCAACGCCCATGCCCACTCCGGTCTCTGCGACTGCGCCCTCTCTTACTACGCCCAAATGCTAGCCCACTACGTTCAACCCAACGCCTTCACCCTCTCTTCCCTCCTCAAAGGTTGCACCCTCGAACCCACCACAGTCGTTCACTCTCACGCCGTTAAGTTGGGTCTAAGTTCCGACCTTTACGTCTCCACGAGCCTCGTTGATGCCTACGCACGAGGCGGTGATGTTGTGTCCGCGCAGAAACTGTTTGACGCAATGCCTGAGAGGAGTTTGGTTTCTTTGACTGCCATGCTTACTTGCTACGCAAAACATGGGATGCTCCGAGAGGCGCGGTTGTTGTTTGAAGAGATGGGGGTGAAGGATGTGGTGTGTTGGAACGTGATGATTGATGGGTATGCTCAGCATGGGTGTCCGAATGAGGCTTTGGTGCTTTTTAGGGAAATGCTGGGTAAGAAGGTTAGGCCCAATGAGATAACTGTGTTGGCAGTTTTGTCGTCTTGTGGCCAGCTTGGTGCGTTGGAGTGTGGTAGGTGGGTGCATTCGTATGTTGAGAATAATGGTGTTGGGGTTGGGGTCAAGGTAAACTTACGTGTGGGCACTGCGTTGGTTGATATGTACTGCAAATGTGGGGGTTTGGATGATGCGCGCAAGGTGTTTGATGGGATGGAGGGAAAAGATGTGGTGGCGTGGAATTCGTTGATTATGGGGTATGGCATACATGGGTTTGGTGATGAGGCATTGCAGTTGTTTCATGAGATGCTTTGTGTTGGAGTGAGACCCTCAGATATTACTTTTGTTGCTGTTTTGACTGCATGTGCGCATGCTGGTTTGGTTGGCAAAGGATGGGAGGTTTTCGATTTGATGAGGGATAGGTATGAGATGGAACCAAAGGTTGAGCATTATGGGTGTATGGTTAATCTTCTTGGCCGTGCTGGGCGTGTGCGAGAAGCTTATGACCTTGTGAGAAGCATGGAGGTTGAGCCTGATCCTGTCCTGTGGGGGACTTTGCTTTGGGCTTGTAGAATCCATAACGATGTTTCTTTGGGAGAGGAGGTTGCGAAGTTTCTTGTGAGTAATGATTTGGCTACTTCAGGGACTTGTGTCCTTGTCTCTAACATGTATGCTGCTGCTCGTAACTGGGATGGTGTGGCTAAGGTCAGATCATTTATGAAAGGGAGTGGGGTTGAGAAGGAACCTGGTTGTAGTTCAATTGAAGTTGACAACAGGGTGCACGAGTTTCTTGCTGGTGATTTAAGACACCGGCGAAGCAAGGATATATATTCGATGCTCGAGGAAATGAATTGTTGGCTCAAGGCACGCGGTTATACCCCAAAAATAGATGTTGTATTGCATGATATAGGGGAGCAACAGAAAGAGCAATCGTTGGAAGTTCACAGTGAGAAGCTTGCCTTAGCATTTGGGCTTTTAAGTACCAGTCCAGGAACCACAATTAAGATTATAAAGAACCTTCGAGTGTGTTTGGATTGTCATGCCGTGATGAAGATGATGTCCAAGATCTCTGGCCGAAAAATAATAATGAGAGACCGGAATCGGTTCCACCACTTTGAGAACGGTTCGTGTTCATGTGGTGATTACTGGTGa